The sequence GCGGACGCGCACCGCGGGCACCAGCCACTGCACCCGCAGGCACGGGCCGGGCACGGGCGGCGGCACCGGCGTCGGGCAGCCGGACACCATGTACATGTCCGCCACGGTGGCCACCGGCTGGCCGCCCACCTTCACACGGGGGTTGCCGGGGGAAATCTGCACCTGGCCCCCGTGGGGGCACATCACCGTGGCGCCGACGTGGAGGATGAATCCGGGCATGGCTCACATCACCTCGAGCGCGCCGTTGTTGATGTTGACTCCCGTGGGGCCGAGCTTCACGTTGGCCGGGCCGAACGACAGCTCGATGCCGGTGGCGCTCAGCACCACCTTCGTCGTGCCGCCCTGCGACAGCTCGATGCCTTGCGTGTTGAAGACGGCCTTCAGCGGCATGGCCACGACCGGAGGGCTGACCTCAATCGTGAGCCCACCCGCCCCGGGCACGTCGCTCAGCGTGAGGGTGATGCCGTCCGTCTTCCACATCTTCATCTGGGGGATGGCGGGCTGGGCGGGGGCCTCGCCCGCCTCCCAGTAGCAGCCGGTATAGATGGGGTAGTTCGTGTCGCCGCGCTCGAACTCCACCCACACCTTGGCGCCGTTGGGCGGCACCGCGAAGAAGCCCACGCCGCGGCCGCCATAGGGCATGCACGGCATGGCCCAGGCGAGCTGGCTGTCGAGCAGGACGGTGGGCACCTTCACCTGGACACGACCCTGCATCATCGGGTCGATGTTGTTGACCACCTCGCCCCGGTACTTCCCGTAGTACGTGCTCATGGAGGCACCACCGGTAGGAGCGCCCCGAGTCCCTCACGCGTGAGGGTGAAGCGCTGCTTGTATTCGCCGACCTTGATGGAGTGCGTGACGTTCTTCACGTAGTAGAAGCCGTCGTGCATCCACCCCACGCCGCGCAGGCCCACGAGGCCGCGAGGGCGCAACAAATCTCCATAGCGAAGCGCGTCCAGCTCCCCGGAGCCCGTGAGCACCTTGTCCGTGGACGCGTCCGTCATCGCCTGCGCCTGGGCGTAGGCGGCGACGTAGCTGGTGCCGTCCGGCACCTCCAGCAGCGTCTTGCGCACGTTGGGCTGGTGCACCAGCACCGCGGGCAGCGCCGCGAGCGGCGGCAGGCGCATGCTGATGAACGTCTCCACCGGAATGGCCTTGCCGAAGACCATGGCCTTGCCGGACACGGTGGTGGGCTCCAGCGCGTTGTACTGGAAGCTGATGTTGTTGACGTTGGTGTCCGCGCCCATGTTGACGGACAGGGCGCGCTGCGGGACGCCGGTGCGCACGGGCGGGCCCCAGTACGCCTTGTTCATCAGCGGCGCCGGGCCGGGCTCCACGTAGAAGACGTAGCCGAAGCGGCGGGCCATCTCCTGGAGGTACGCGTAGTCCGTGCCGCGGAACACCGGCGTGCGGACGATGGGCAGCGGCACGTCCAGCGTGGGCGGCGGCAGCACCATGGGCACCATCTGGTACTTCGCGTACCGGGCGATGAGCTGCAGCGCGATGAGGGGCTCCACCTGCGCCGGGTGCTCGTGGACCTTCTGCTCCAGGTCCATCATGGTGCTCACGTCCTCGCCGGTGACGGTGAGCGTGGAGGCGCCGGGCTGCTCGGAGGGCGTGAGCTGCCGGTGGGTGATGATGCCGTCGAAGAGCACCTGCGGCACCACGTTGAAGGTCACCACCAGCACCACGCGGTTGAAGGGCTGGAGCATCGGGTTGGCCAACAGCCCGTAGTCCACCAACTGCAACGGCCCGGCGCGGCCCACGCTGAAGGTGAGCTGGAAGCCGGAGCGCCCCTCGTCGTTGTGGGTGACCTCCACGGACTGAAGTGCCTCGATGAGCGGAGGCGGAGCGGGGAGCGGCACCGCCGGTCCCACCATCATCAGGAGGTTGACGCCCAGCATTCCCATACGCGCTCAAATCTCCGGCATGGCGATGCGGACGAGCGCCCCCGGCTCTTCCATCACCTCGAAGGGGTTGAGCACGTCATTGGAGTCGCACACGCGCCAGAACTGCTCCGGGTCCCCGAGCGTGCGGGCCGTCAACAAATCCAGGCGGTCCCCTTCCGTGACGGTGAGCTCCGCCAGCAGGCGCATGTCCTGTCCGGACGGCAGGAAGCGGCGGCGCTTGTACGTGGCCACCCGGCCATCCGGCAGGGTGATGGTGACGGTCTCCAGGTTGGCGTAGCGACTGGTGGGGTCGAGCATGCGCGAATCACCTCGGCAGCGCGCTGGCAGCACCACTGACGCTGCCGACGACGGCCATGGCCTCCTTGACGACCTGGTGGGAGAAGAAGAGGGCGAAGCCCGGGTGGGTGATGGACAGGTCGTTGTACGTGAGCACCCGCAGCGACAGCGTCACCTTGGCCCGGATGGGATTGAGCGACGGGTCATAGGCCTCCTCGGTGATGGAGAACTCCGTCAGCTTCACCGGCACCACGCGCTTGGGGCCCCAGACGAACAGCGTCATCGACGCGACGTTGGGCAGCACCTCCAGCACGCCCGCCTTCGCGAGCACGTTGTTGAGGAGCACCTGCGCCGTCTTCGGGTAGACGAGCATCTCCAGCGCGGACAGCTGCGGGTAGATGCCCATCGACGTCGCGATGGGATTCACCGCCGCGAGCTGGTCCGTGGCGTCGATTTCCACGTCCAGCTTGATGGTTTCGATGGGAGGGCCCTTGAGCCGCTGCACCTCGGTGCGGTCGCCGTTGTCGCCCGCCATCTGGGGCTGCAACGTGCGCGTCATCGTGTCCGGGTTGTACTGGAACACGACGACGCTGGAGACCGGGTTCATCGGGTCCAGGCCGATGATGGCGCCCCGCTGCGTGCGGGGAGAGCGCGGGAAGGTGCTCATCGTCCCTGCCCTCCCCCACCGCCCAGGCCCGAGTACACGGCGCGAGCCACGCTCACGCCCATGGCCTCCGGTGAAGCACCGGGCGACACGTTGATGGCCCCCGCGTCCAGCCGGGGCGCCAGCGCGGCCGCGTCCACGCCCGGCGGCAGGCCCTGCTCGGCCAGCAGCCGGGACAGTTCCTCGCGGACCGCCGCGCCCACGCGGTCGCGGTGGGCGGACGGGACGCCGTGCAGCACCAGCTCGTCGATGTGCAGCGAGATGTGTCGCGGCTTCATGTCCACCCCGAGACCTCGGCTTCCGCCAAGGGCTTGTCCAACTTGCTGAACTCGGCGCGCACCGCGCGCTGAAGGTGCGCCATGCGAACGGGCTCTCCGGCGTCCGCGGCCAGGAAGGCGGCGTTGAGGGCGATGGTGCGGATGTTGCCGCCCGTGACGCTCAGCCGCGCCAGCCGCGCCACCTCCAGCGACTCGGTGGGCGTGGAGGGCGGGAACATGCGCCGCCAGATTTCCGCGCGCTGCGCGGCGTCCGGGAACGGGAACTGCACAACGAAGCGCAGGCGGCGGAGGAACGCCGTGTCCAGCGCGTCCTTCATGTTGGTGGTGAGGATGGCCAGGCCGCTGTACGCCTCCATCTGCTGGAGGAGGTAGCTCACCTCGATGTTCGCGTAGCGGTCGTGGCTGTCCTTCACCTCGGTGCGCTTGCCGAAGAGGGCGTCCGCCTCGTCGAAGAGGAGGATGGCGCCGCCCTCCTGCGCGGCCTCGAAGACGCGGCGCAGGTTCTTCTCCGTCTCGCCGATGTACTTGCTGACCACCTGCGACAGGTCGATGCGGAACAGGTCGAGCTTCAGCTCGCGCGCCAGCACCTCGGCCGCCATGGTTTTACCGGTGCCGCTGGCGCCGGAGAACAGCGCGCTGATGCCCAGGCCGCGCGAGCCCTGCGCCGCGAAGCCCCACGTCTCATACACGCGCACGCGCTGGCGCACGCACGCGGCCACCTGCCGCAGGAGCGACTTCTGCGCCTCGGGCAGCACCAGCGCGTCCCAGTCGGCGGAGGGCTCGATTCGCTGTGCCAGGTCCTCCAGGCGGGGACGCGCCTGGAGCCTGCATGCGGACCACAGCGCGTCACCCAGCGTGGAGCCCTCACCGTCTCCCACCTGACCGCGCACCTCGGCGCCGGCCGCGCGGATGGAGCGCATGGACAGGTCGAACTGGGTCACCACGCGCTCCACCACTCCATCCACGCGGGACGCGGCGGGGCCGAGCGCATCGCGCCACAGCACGCGCTGCTCGTCGCGGGTGGGCCGGCGCACGTCCAGGTGCAGCGCGGGTCGGCCGCGCAGGCGCAAAGGCTCGCGGCTGGAGAGGAAGACAGCGCCACGCACGCGCTCGGCGAAGGAGACCGCGGCGCGCAGCACCTCGGGGCCCGCCGACTCCTCGCACTCCAGCAGCAGGCCGCTGCCGGACAGCAAAGCCTCACGCTCCCACAGCCTGCCCAGGGCCGCGCGCTCGTCCAGCGGCGCGGGCAGGTGCGAGGCTCGCAGGACGTGCAGGCCCAGTCCCATCGCGGAGCAAGCGGCGGAGGCCACGGCCTGCGCGCCTTCCGACTCCGGGCCGCAGAGCTGCACCACCGGCGCCTCGTCCAGGCCCGCGCCGTTCTCCCACGCGCGCTGGATGCGGCCCACCAGCGCCTCGTGCGAGGGTGGCAGCGCGGCGCCCGGCGGCACGGGGAACACGATGTCGCGCAAGCGCGGGTCCAGGTACGAGAGCCCGGCGAGGTAGTGCAACACGCGCTCGTCGATGCGCAGCGCACCGTGCGTCAGCCCTTCAACCGGCGACACCGAGACGAGCTCCCACTGGCGCAGCGGAGCCACCGGCGTGAGCGCGCTCCAGTGCGCGTCCGGCAGCGCGGACAGCGCCATGCCGAAGGTGGGGAACGCGCGCCGGGGCTCACCCTGCGCGGCGGCGCACGCGGCGGCGAAGCCGGAGTCCAACTCCAGGCCCGCGCTGCACAGCAGCACGTCGCGCTCGAAGTGGGACAGCCCGAAGGCCGCCACCAGCACGCTCATCGCGGACGGCGCGGGCAGGGCCGTCTCGGCGTTGTCCAGCGCGGCGCGGGCGGCGTCCACGTCATCCGCGCCGGCGGGCACCTGTGCTCCGGACGTGCGCGCGTGCCGGTACAGGTACGCGCGCACCACGCCCAGCGACGCCGTGAGGTGGCGGCGGTTGGCCTCCGACCAGGACTGGTCGTTCGAGCGCGTGCTCATGGCAAGGTCACCCGCTGCGAGACATGGAACACCGGAGGCGTCACGCTGCGGTCCACGCGCAGCGAGTCCACGCCGTCCACGCGCAGGCGCACGTACTGCTCACCCGTGGGCGCGTCCGGCACGACGAAGGCCAGGGACGCCACCGCGGTGGCGCGAGTGGGCGCGGACACCTCACGGTCCCCCACCAGCAGGGACACGCGCTGCTCCACGAGAACCTGGGGCTCGAAGCCCACGGTGAGCGTCACCGAGTTGTCCCCTGCGCGCGCGCCGACTGTGATGCTGGTGAGGCTCGGCGCCAGCGCGAGCGGCAGCGCGTTGGTGGTGCGAGTGGGCTCGCCCGCGCGGACGATGACGGCCGCCACGGAGTACATGCCCGCGGGCCACGTAGCGGGACTGTTGGGGATGGCCACCGAGAGGCGCGCGGCGGTGATGTCCGACGCCGTCACGTCCACCGGAGCCGTCCACTGCGGGTGGTTGAAGCGCACGGCCACCGTGTCGCCCGCGAGGTTTCCACCCTGGAGGACCACCGTCTCACCCAGCCGTGCGCCGGTTTGAGGGTCGGGCGGGAGGACGGCTTGCAGGACGGGGAACGGCGCCGGGAGTCCGGCCTGCGACGAAATCTGGCTGCGCAGCACGGGCAGCGGAGAGCGGCGGGCCCGCGTGCTCTCGATGAGCACGGCCGACACCTGGTAGATGACGGAGATGCGGTACTGCGACTGGAAGGCCGTCCACATCTTGGAGACGTCCTCCAGCGAGAGCTGGTCGGGGGTGATGCGGACGCGCTCCACCTGCTGGTACAGGTCGTTGCCAGGAAGCGAGGTGCGAAGCTCCTCCGGCCCCAGCACCGCGTGGTCATGGAGCACGAGCATCGCCTTGCCGAGCACCTTGTGGGCGGCGACGTCGTCATCGGCCGGCGCGTACGCGGTGAGCATGTAGCTCAGCCGGAGCGCGAGCGGCGAGAAGCCGCCCTCGTTCATCCGGCCCTGCGTGGGCATCTCCATGTTGCGCAGGTTCGGGTTGTGCGTGACCTGGAACAGGAAGATGTTGATCTGGTGGTGCGTCGCGTCCTTCGAGCGCGCCTTGTCCGGCGGCATCGTCGTCACGTCGACGTCCGGGAAGTCACCCTGCAGATGGCTGAACAGCAGCGTGCGCAGCGTGGCGGTGATGGCCGCGACGGACAGGGAGTTGCTCATCGCCCACCCCCATTGCGGCGCCGGAGGTACTCATCCAGCGACAGCGCCGATGACTGGCGCGCGGGAGCCGGCCTCGCGGGAGCGGGCGGCGTGGCGGCGCGCACTTCGATGCGGCCGATGGTCACCTGCACCACCTGCGTGGGCGCGCTCTCGGGCGCCGTGGGAAGGGGCGAGGACACCACGCGCTCCGCCTGCACCGGGACGGACGGACCGCGCGGAGAGGCAGCGGGCCTGCCGTCGGACTCGTCGGACGCCGAGGTCGCCTTGACCTGCACGGCACTGCGGGCCCGCTCGGGCACGGGAGCCGCACCACGCACCGGAGCAATCGCCTCCACGGACGTCGCCGTGGGAGCAGCCTCGAAGGCCGCGGGCTCATGGACCTCGGAGAACGGGGAGGCAGAATCCCGCGACGAGGAAGGCACGACACCCTGATTCAGGACAGGAGTGGCCGAGCGCGGAACATCGGCGGGACTCCGTGGCGCGACCTCCTTCGGAACCGGCGCCCGTGCCGTCACGTCCTCGCGCTTCGGAAGTGGCGCACGCGTCGTCAGGCTCTCGGGCTCAGGACTCACCCTGCCCTCGCGCGGCGCCTCCGCATCCAGGCCGTTGGCCACCGGTGACGCCTTCTCCTCGCCGCGCCTCGCGCCCTGCGCGAGCGGGTCCGAAGTCAGCATGGGGCTCGCGGGTGCATTCCGAGGCGCGGGCAGCGCCTCGAGGTCGAGGCTCCGCGCGATGACGGACGTGGGAGACCCGCGCCCACGCGCAGCGGGCTCCGGACGCGCGTCCGGCGAATCACTTCCCAGGCCCGCGGCCATGGAAGATACCGGCGCGTTGCCGGGCCTCGACGGCGAGGACAGTGCCCGGGCCACCGCATTCCACGGGTCCATGCGCGCCGGGCGCTGAGTCGCGGTGCCAGACACCTCGCGTTCCTCGATGCCCTCGGTGAGCGCGGCGCCCTCATCGGGCACGTGCTCGCTGGGGGCGAACCTCGAGGCGACCC comes from Pyxidicoccus parkwaysis and encodes:
- a CDS encoding phage baseplate assembly protein V, encoding MSTYYGKYRGEVVNNIDPMMQGRVQVKVPTVLLDSQLAWAMPCMPYGGRGVGFFAVPPNGAKVWVEFERGDTNYPIYTGCYWEAGEAPAQPAIPQMKMWKTDGITLTLSDVPGAGGLTIEVSPPVVAMPLKAVFNTQGIELSQGGTTKVVLSATGIELSFGPANVKLGPTGVNINNGALEVM
- a CDS encoding LysM domain-containing protein, yielding MLDPTSRYANLETVTITLPDGRVATYKRRRFLPSGQDMRLLAELTVTEGDRLDLLTARTLGDPEQFWRVCDSNDVLNPFEVMEEPGALVRIAMPEI
- a CDS encoding ATP-binding protein, with the protein product MSTRSNDQSWSEANRRHLTASLGVVRAYLYRHARTSGAQVPAGADDVDAARAALDNAETALPAPSAMSVLVAAFGLSHFERDVLLCSAGLELDSGFAAACAAAQGEPRRAFPTFGMALSALPDAHWSALTPVAPLRQWELVSVSPVEGLTHGALRIDERVLHYLAGLSYLDPRLRDIVFPVPPGAALPPSHEALVGRIQRAWENGAGLDEAPVVQLCGPESEGAQAVASAACSAMGLGLHVLRASHLPAPLDERAALGRLWEREALLSGSGLLLECEESAGPEVLRAAVSFAERVRGAVFLSSREPLRLRGRPALHLDVRRPTRDEQRVLWRDALGPAASRVDGVVERVVTQFDLSMRSIRAAGAEVRGQVGDGEGSTLGDALWSACRLQARPRLEDLAQRIEPSADWDALVLPEAQKSLLRQVAACVRQRVRVYETWGFAAQGSRGLGISALFSGASGTGKTMAAEVLARELKLDLFRIDLSQVVSKYIGETEKNLRRVFEAAQEGGAILLFDEADALFGKRTEVKDSHDRYANIEVSYLLQQMEAYSGLAILTTNMKDALDTAFLRRLRFVVQFPFPDAAQRAEIWRRMFPPSTPTESLEVARLARLSVTGGNIRTIALNAAFLAADAGEPVRMAHLQRAVRAEFSKLDKPLAEAEVSGWT
- a CDS encoding DUF4255 domain-containing protein, whose translation is MSNSLSVAAITATLRTLLFSHLQGDFPDVDVTTMPPDKARSKDATHHQINIFLFQVTHNPNLRNMEMPTQGRMNEGGFSPLALRLSYMLTAYAPADDDVAAHKVLGKAMLVLHDHAVLGPEELRTSLPGNDLYQQVERVRITPDQLSLEDVSKMWTAFQSQYRISVIYQVSAVLIESTRARRSPLPVLRSQISSQAGLPAPFPVLQAVLPPDPQTGARLGETVVLQGGNLAGDTVAVRFNHPQWTAPVDVTASDITAARLSVAIPNSPATWPAGMYSVAAVIVRAGEPTRTTNALPLALAPSLTSITVGARAGDNSVTLTVGFEPQVLVEQRVSLLVGDREVSAPTRATAVASLAFVVPDAPTGEQYVRLRVDGVDSLRVDRSVTPPVFHVSQRVTLP